A single window of Salvia splendens isolate huo1 chromosome 6, SspV2, whole genome shotgun sequence DNA harbors:
- the LOC121807988 gene encoding wall-associated receptor kinase-like 22 — protein MTEPKNFSPHLRTPLVLEWEFEISNATTLPGVQCEKNEFPFFLLYDGQNMSTTICSCKPGYQGNPYLSCEDVDECRNSSLNKCQIGTTCVNTAGSFLCQVQGDSKGAKMNTVIIGISCGLGGLVLLGGALVFSKIVRKRIQASRKKKFFKRNGGFLLLSSTNNTAENIRFFNSKELALATDRYNDNRVLVRGGQGTVYKGMLPDGRIVAVKKSEKMDESEVGAFVNEVTILSQLNLRNVVKLLGCCLETEVPLLVYEFVPNGTLFQHIHDLGNEFPLSWKIRLRIAAEVAAALAYLHYSASVPIYHRDIKSTNILLDEKYHAKVSDFGTSRSFNVDQTHVTTRVMGTFGYMDPEYFQSNQFTEKRDVYSFGVVVVELLTGEKAVTAAAKEEGGRSLVAQFLHSMQGDKLFDILDPEVVREGGVEDVVAVARLARRCLSLDGKQGPTMKEAGMELEAIQMGKLVSNLQTCDEETEPAMSIAVYDSLYTSDTTGFSTATDSSEFPFLSRSS, from the coding sequence ATGACGGAGCCCAAAAACTTTTCACCCCATCTCCGCACACCTTTAGTGCTTGAGTGGGAGTTCGAGATATCCAATGCAACGACGCTGCCTGGGGTTCAATGCGAAAAAAATGAGTTTCCATTTTTCTTGTTATATGATGGACAAAACATGAGCACGACCATATGTTCTTGCAAGCCTGGTTATCAAGGCAATCCTTATTTGAGCTGCGAGGACGTAGACGAGTGCCGGAATTCGTCATTGAACAAGTGCCAAATCGGGACTACATGTGTCAACACGGCCGGTTCATTCTTATGTCAAGTTCAGGGTGATAGCAAAGGAGCCAAGATGAACACAGTAATCATCGGTATCAGCTGCGGCTTAGGTGGGCTGGTTTTGCTCGGAGGCGCGTTGGTGTTTTCCAAAATCGTGAGGAAGAGAATCCAAGCCAGCCGTAAGAAGAAGTTCTTCAAGCGAAATGGTGGATTCTTGCTGCTGTCTTCTACTAATAACACCGCCGAGAATATCAGATTCTTCAACTCCAAAGAATTGGCATTGGCCACAGACCGTTACAATGATAATCGCGTACTTGTTCGTGGCGGGCAAGGCACTGTCTACAAAGGAATGCTACCTGATGGAAGAATCGTCGCGGTGAAAAAATCCGAGAAGATGGATGAATCCGAGGTTGGAGCATTCGTGAATGAGGTCACGATACTGTCCCAACTCAATCTTAGGAATGTGGTGAAGTTGCTAGGATGTTGTCTGGAGACCGAGGTTCCTCTTCTCGTCTACGAGTTTGTTCCAAACGGTACTCTCTTCCAACACATCCACGATCTAGGCAACGAGTTCCCTTTGTCATGGAAGATTCGTCTCAGAATCGCAGCAGAAGTAGCAGCTGCTCTTGCTTACCTGCATTACTCTGCATCGGTCCCTATCTATCACAGAGATATCAAGTCGACCAACATACTCCTAGACGAGAAGTATCACGCCAAAGTGTCGGATTTTGGGACCTCGAGGTCGTTCAACGTGGATCAAACTCACGTGACCACGCGAGTGATGGGTACTTTCGGATACATGGATCCCGAGTACTTCCAGTCGAATCAGTTCACAGAAAAGAGAGACGTTTACAGCTTTGGCGTGGTTGTGGTGGAGCTTCTGACGGGGGAGAAAGCAGTGACTGCAGCGGCTAAGGAGGAAGGAGGGAGGAGTCTGGTCGCGCAGTTCTTGCACTCGATGCAAGGAGATAAATTGTTCGACATTCTTGATCCAGAGGTGGTGAGAGAGGGTGGGGTGGAAGATGTTGTGGCGGTGGCGAGGCTTGCTCGGAGATGTCTGAGTTTGGACGGAAAGCAAGGGCCGACGATGAAGGAAGCGGGGATGGAGTTGGAAGCCATCCAAATGGGGAAACTAGTCTCGAATCTGCAAACTTGTGATGAAGAAACAGAGCCTGCAATGTCAATTGcagtatatgattctttgtaTACCTCAGACACCACCGGTTTCAGCACAGCTACAGATTCATCAGAGTTTCCTTTTCTGTCCAGGAGTTCATGA
- the LOC121806638 gene encoding uncharacterized protein LOC121806638, with the protein MAPNHSGVNLNAEEKKKWAELSQLPYRVARYPCPITIRRLGIEQCFNELCEEGQLNGLFMAQRNPSYQRLTLEFLSTLEVIMNRREIVAIKFRMRNAEYTVTMAQFKEIFGFSGEVYREPFNFSHNANDFWKAITTVDDNFAANRAKGSLIRNPALRLLQKACVCYPFARHEHGSVQRDELFQLWTILHKEAPLNLGHFMIKHLERASKKKTGTLCVGAVVSAIALHLGVSTRGLVADIGDNLMDFGFLRRTRLVGVDQRGQIYLIQRAVDHYPLPDTVNTYVNGPFHKENWKMKAAVHEQVTAVNPRNLQFRDVSPSSSVDEAPHMGFPEIEMGDEQNEEENEEEGEDQPTYQGGDEAGTSTQRTRSRQERQEEDYGSINERLTRMELRQQEYWVQNEARWDQFETNWTQFTDFNNAQWANINARFDEFCGQWQHPPPPPQ; encoded by the coding sequence ATGGCGCCCAACCACTCTGGAGTTAATTTGAATGccgaagagaagaagaaatgggCCGAACTCTCACAACTACCCTACCGGGTAGCTAGATATCCATGCCCTATCACAATCCGACGGTTGGGCATTGAGCAGTGCTtcaatgagctatgtgaagagGGGCAACTAAATGGGCTCTTCATGGCACAGAGGAACCCCTCCTATCAGAGGCTTACACTGGAGTTCTTGTCTACCCTTGAGGTAATCATGAACAGGAGGGAGATAGTTGCCATCAAGTTTCGTATGAGGAATGCTGAGTACACAGTGACGATGGCACAATTCAAGGAGATCTTTGGATTTTCAGGGGAGGTGTATAGAGAGCCGTTTAACTTCAGTCACAATGCGAATGACTTCTGGAAGGCCATCACTACCGTTGATGACAACTTCGCCGCCAACAGGGCAAAGGGTTCTCTCATTAGGAACCCAGCCTTGCGCTTACTCCAGAAGGCGTGTGTATGTTACCCCTTCGCTCGTCATGAGCATGGGAGTGTGCAGAGAGACGAGCTCTTCCAGTTATGGACTATTTTGCACAAGGAGGCTCCCTTGAATTTGGGCCACTTCATGATCAAACATCTTGAGAGGGCTTCGAAGAAGAAAACCGGCACACTCTGTGTCGGTGCGGTTGTGTCAGCTATTGCACTTCATCTGGGAGTGTCGACGAGGGGCTTGGTCGCCGACATTGGTGACAACTTGATGGACTTCGGCTTTCTGAGAAGAACAAGGCTGGTCGGAGTGGACCAACGAGGGCAGATATATTTGATACAGAGGGCAGTAGATCATTACCCCCTCCCGGACACCGTCAACACCTATGTGAACGGTCCTTTCCACAAGGAAAACTGGAAGATGAAGGCTGCGGTCCACGAACAAGTCACGGCGGTGAATCCGCGGAACTTGCAATTTAGGGAtgtgagcccgagctcgagtgTTGATGAAGCGCCCCACATGGGCTTTCCCGAGATCGAGATGGGGGACGAgcagaatgaagaagaaaatgaggagGAAGGTGAGGATCAACCGACCTACCAAGGGGGAGATGAAGCCGGGACAAGCACGCAGAGGACACGAAGCCGACAAGAGCGACAAGAGGAGGACTACGGCTCGATCAATGAGAGGTTGACACGGATGGAGTTGCGTCAGCAGGAATATTGGGTCCAGAATGAAGCGCGATGGGACCAGTTCGAAACCAACTGGACCCAATTCACTGATTTCAACAATGCACAATGGGCCAACATCAATGCCCGATTCGATGAATTCTGTGGCCAGTGGCAGcatccgcctcctcctccgcagTGA